A region from the Hyalangium gracile genome encodes:
- a CDS encoding AHH domain-containing protein — MLPRTAALLMALMVGCSGTPQVVRMDTGAAGETILFIPRAASAEPVKVTQEDATEAIRRAARKVRLSGSPRETVERLFQLDALYGDYLYLLRERRLVSLESGTPLAGGLSEAEEALASRYKLWCRSAHGVAGDCLGGALVAGKYLDQQGRYMWALALSRSPVLSEFETALGEMVSMQAVVQAALWTVGTLLFLLALPEPVTKLLAAWATVALVLWIGASTLYNLITGWFQLMEEVKVATTFEQLREAGERFGKLFSREAARAFAMIAMAVLTHSAQGFAAEVATLPGSAQVSMRAATQEGLMLSEVGAVEEAAVTAEGFLVVVPRGAVAMAARDGRGHRIEKHHIGTIANEKSALRGGPWTPRLRKLYAKAGMRLKDPENIVPIEGHKGPHPEQYHRAIYERLSKAMGDCRTAAECKAVLTRELADLATEIATPGTELNHLVTQGKPR; from the coding sequence ATGCTTCCAAGAACGGCCGCGCTGTTGATGGCGTTGATGGTCGGGTGCAGTGGTACGCCGCAAGTGGTCAGGATGGACACTGGCGCGGCTGGGGAAACCATCCTCTTCATCCCCCGGGCTGCTTCGGCGGAACCCGTGAAGGTGACACAGGAGGACGCCACCGAAGCCATCCGGAGAGCGGCGCGGAAGGTGCGCCTCTCTGGCTCACCTCGCGAGACGGTGGAGCGATTGTTCCAGCTCGACGCGCTCTATGGCGACTACCTGTACCTGCTTCGGGAGCGGAGGCTCGTCTCGCTGGAGTCGGGCACTCCCCTGGCAGGAGGACTGTCCGAGGCGGAGGAGGCGCTGGCGAGCCGCTACAAGCTCTGGTGCCGGAGTGCACACGGCGTCGCGGGTGACTGTCTGGGGGGCGCACTGGTTGCCGGGAAGTACCTGGATCAGCAAGGCCGCTACATGTGGGCGCTGGCCCTGAGCAGAAGCCCCGTGCTGAGCGAGTTCGAGACGGCGCTGGGGGAGATGGTGAGCATGCAGGCCGTGGTGCAAGCCGCGCTGTGGACGGTGGGCACGCTGCTGTTCTTGCTCGCGCTGCCCGAGCCGGTGACGAAGCTCCTGGCTGCTTGGGCGACCGTCGCGCTGGTTCTTTGGATAGGCGCCTCCACGCTCTACAACCTCATCACGGGCTGGTTCCAGTTGATGGAGGAGGTGAAGGTCGCCACCACCTTCGAGCAGCTCCGTGAGGCGGGCGAGAGGTTTGGCAAGCTGTTCTCCCGTGAAGCGGCCAGGGCATTCGCGATGATCGCGATGGCGGTGCTCACGCACTCGGCGCAGGGTTTCGCGGCGGAAGTGGCGACATTGCCCGGTTCGGCCCAGGTGTCGATGCGGGCCGCAACCCAGGAAGGCCTCATGCTGTCCGAGGTGGGCGCGGTGGAGGAAGCCGCTGTCACGGCTGAGGGCTTCCTCGTGGTGGTGCCTCGGGGCGCGGTGGCGATGGCGGCGCGGGACGGGCGCGGACATCGCATCGAGAAGCATCACATCGGCACCATCGCGAACGAGAAGTCCGCGCTGCGAGGGGGACCATGGACACCGCGGCTCAGGAAGCTCTACGCCAAGGCAGGAATGCGGTTGAAGGATCCCGAGAACATCGTTCCCATCGAGGGGCACAAGGGACCGCACCCCGAGCAGTACCATCGAGCCATCTACGAACGCTTGAGCAAGGCGATGGGAGACTGCAGGACTGCAGCGGAGTGCAAGGCGGTGCTGACGAGAGAGCTCGCTGATCTCGCCACGGAGATAGCCACGCCAGGCACGGAGCTGAACCACCTCGTCACCCAGGGCAAACCACGATAG
- a CDS encoding BlaI/MecI/CopY family transcriptional regulator → MSESKLPRPTDAELAILRVLWGRGPSTVREVHEALQDGSGYTTVLKLMQIMTEKGLVVRDESQRAHVYSSRVTQQKTQHQLVVDLVDRAFGGSPAQLAMQALSAKKTSPEELAELRRLLDSLEQEVEP, encoded by the coding sequence ATGAGCGAGTCGAAGCTGCCGAGACCCACTGACGCCGAGCTGGCCATCCTCCGCGTCCTGTGGGGGCGAGGCCCCAGCACGGTGCGTGAGGTGCACGAGGCCCTCCAGGATGGAAGCGGCTACACCACCGTCCTCAAGCTGATGCAGATCATGACCGAGAAGGGGCTCGTGGTGCGCGACGAGTCCCAGCGAGCGCACGTGTACAGCTCGCGGGTGACGCAGCAGAAGACGCAGCACCAGCTCGTGGTGGACCTGGTGGACCGCGCCTTCGGTGGCTCGCCAGCCCAGCTCGCCATGCAGGCGCTGTCCGCGAAGAAGACTTCTCCCGAGGAGCTCGCCGAGCTGCGCCGGCTCCTCGATTCCCTGGAGCAGGAGGTGGAGCCGTGA